The Saccharopolyspora gloriosae genome window below encodes:
- a CDS encoding ABC transporter permease, with the protein MDGLVKSEFRKIFTTNLWWALLIPVVVLSFGASWLGSGFGAISSIEQELGRPLPLGLLTMSMSTNFSTIFAGLMGALAFAGEYRNKSITTTYLTGNPRGAVLGAKLITYTNLGLLYGLANVLFASLGALAGAGLDGFGEGADWLIVCAAGLLAMVLWTLLGVGFGAVVANPVIVIIVLLVYKFVFEFVVDLFLIGSDASSVSSYLPGAAGSGIVGNLAVPIFISATAGANEQYVPQELFELLHFVFGGSYGHPWWLSLLTFAGYAAVFILGGWYFSKRRDIT; encoded by the coding sequence ATGGACGGCCTGGTCAAATCCGAGTTCCGGAAGATCTTCACCACCAACCTGTGGTGGGCGCTGCTCATTCCGGTGGTCGTGCTCAGCTTCGGCGCGAGCTGGCTGGGCAGCGGTTTCGGCGCCATCTCGTCGATCGAGCAGGAACTCGGGCGGCCGTTGCCGCTGGGCCTGCTGACGATGTCGATGTCGACGAACTTCAGCACGATCTTCGCGGGCCTGATGGGTGCGCTGGCGTTCGCCGGCGAGTACCGGAACAAGAGCATCACCACGACGTACCTCACCGGCAATCCGCGCGGCGCGGTCCTCGGCGCGAAGCTGATCACCTACACGAACCTCGGGCTGCTCTACGGGCTGGCCAACGTGCTGTTCGCGAGCCTCGGGGCCTTGGCGGGCGCCGGGCTCGACGGTTTCGGCGAGGGCGCCGACTGGCTCATCGTGTGCGCGGCCGGGTTGCTGGCGATGGTGCTGTGGACACTGCTCGGCGTCGGCTTCGGCGCCGTCGTGGCCAATCCGGTCATCGTGATCATCGTGCTGCTGGTCTACAAGTTCGTGTTCGAGTTCGTCGTGGACCTGTTCCTGATCGGCTCCGACGCCTCGAGCGTCAGCTCGTACCTGCCGGGCGCGGCGGGCAGCGGGATCGTCGGCAACCTCGCCGTGCCGATCTTCATCAGCGCGACCGCCGGCGCCAACGAGCAGTACGTGCCGCAGGAGTTGTTCGAGCTGCTGCACTTCGTGTTCGGCGGGTCCTACGGGCACCCGTGGTGGCTGAGCCTGCTGACCTTCGCCGGGTACGCGGCGGTGTTCATCCTCGGCGGCTGGTACTTCAGCAAGCGCCGCGACATCACCTAA
- a CDS encoding L-serine ammonia-lyase: MTISVFDLFSVGIGPSSSHTVGPMRAAGMFTARLRTEGLLGEVTRVKAELFGSLGATGHGHGSPKAVLLGLEGHDPETVDPAAVEHRVDAVRTGGRLSLAGEHDIAFSVDRDLVMHRRKSLPLHPNGMRFTAFGTSGELRAAVFYSVGGGFVVDDGATGTDRIKPDETAVRHPFRTGQELLARAADSGSRISDVMFDNELSWRSAADIRAQLLHIWGVMRECVDNGCSNDGVLPGGLKVNRRAAALRASLTEQDDPMEWLTLFALAVNEENAAGGRVVTAPTNGAAGIVPAVLHYYVRFVPGASEDGVIRFLLAAGAIGVLFKENASISGAEVGCQGEVGSACSMAAAGLAEALGATPWQVENAAEIAMEHNLGLTCDPIGGLVQIPCIERNAVASVKAVTAARMALRGNGSHVVSLDKVIKTMRDTGRDMKAKYKETARGGLAVNVIEC; the protein is encoded by the coding sequence GTGACGATCAGCGTCTTCGACCTCTTCTCAGTGGGCATCGGGCCGTCCAGTTCGCACACCGTCGGCCCGATGCGGGCCGCCGGGATGTTCACGGCACGCCTGCGCACCGAGGGTCTGCTCGGCGAGGTCACCAGGGTGAAAGCCGAGCTGTTCGGGTCGCTCGGAGCGACCGGGCATGGTCATGGGAGTCCGAAAGCGGTGCTGCTCGGGCTCGAAGGGCACGATCCGGAGACGGTGGATCCGGCCGCGGTCGAACACCGAGTGGACGCCGTCCGCACCGGTGGCCGGCTGTCGCTGGCGGGCGAGCACGACATCGCCTTCTCCGTCGATCGCGACCTCGTGATGCACCGGCGGAAATCGCTGCCGCTGCATCCCAACGGCATGCGGTTCACCGCGTTCGGTACCTCGGGTGAACTGCGCGCCGCGGTGTTCTACTCCGTCGGCGGCGGGTTCGTGGTCGACGACGGCGCCACCGGGACCGACCGGATCAAACCGGACGAGACCGCGGTCCGGCACCCGTTCCGCACCGGGCAGGAACTGCTCGCGAGGGCGGCCGATTCGGGATCGCGGATCAGCGACGTCATGTTCGACAACGAGCTGTCGTGGCGTTCCGCGGCGGACATCCGCGCGCAGCTGCTGCACATCTGGGGCGTGATGCGCGAATGCGTCGACAACGGGTGCAGCAACGATGGAGTGCTGCCCGGCGGGCTGAAGGTGAACCGGCGCGCGGCGGCGCTGCGGGCGAGCCTCACCGAGCAGGACGATCCGATGGAGTGGCTCACCTTGTTCGCCCTCGCGGTCAACGAGGAGAACGCGGCGGGCGGCCGGGTCGTCACCGCGCCCACGAACGGGGCCGCGGGCATCGTTCCCGCGGTGCTGCACTACTACGTGCGCTTCGTTCCCGGCGCCAGCGAGGACGGCGTGATCCGCTTCCTGCTGGCGGCGGGGGCGATCGGCGTGCTGTTCAAGGAGAACGCCTCGATCTCCGGTGCCGAGGTCGGGTGCCAGGGCGAGGTCGGCTCGGCGTGCTCGATGGCGGCGGCCGGGCTCGCCGAGGCGCTCGGTGCGACGCCGTGGCAGGTGGAGAACGCCGCCGAGATCGCGATGGAGCACAACCTCGGGCTCACCTGCGATCCGATCGGTGGCCTGGTGCAGATTCCGTGCATCGAGCGCAACGCCGTCGCCTCGGTCAAGGCGGTCACCGCCGCGCGGATGGCCCTGCGCGGGAACGGCAGCCACGTCGTCTCGCTCGACAAGGTCATCAAGACCATGCGCGACACCGGCCGCGACATGAAGGCCAAGTACAAGGAGACGGCTCGCGGCGGCCTCGCCGTCAACGTCATCGAGTGCTGA
- the ald gene encoding alanine dehydrogenase, which produces MKVAVPREIKNHEYRVACTPAGVHELRVHGHEVFVEASAGVGSSIPDEEYVAAGATIVGTAEDVWAAGDLVLKVKEPIREEFPRLRPGQVLFTYLHLAASAELTNELLRAEVTGLAYETVQTATGGLPLLAPMSEVAGRLAPQVGAYALLRPHGGRGVLPGGVPGVPPARVVVIGGGVAGLNAASVALGMGSDVELLDTNVDKLREIDRDYRGTIRTVTSNRYAVETAVRSADLVIGAVLIPGAKAPKLVSNELVAQLKPGSVLVDIAIDQGGCFADSRPTTHDDPTYRVHESVFYCVANMPGAVPNTSTHALTNVTLPYVLRIADHGWREACRSDPALAAGLNTHGGLLVSDAVARAHGVPSTSPGAVLV; this is translated from the coding sequence GTGAAGGTCGCAGTGCCGAGGGAGATCAAGAACCACGAGTACCGGGTGGCCTGCACCCCGGCGGGGGTGCACGAGTTGCGGGTGCACGGGCACGAGGTGTTCGTGGAGGCGAGCGCCGGGGTCGGCTCGTCGATCCCCGACGAGGAGTACGTCGCGGCGGGCGCGACGATCGTCGGCACCGCCGAGGACGTGTGGGCGGCGGGCGATCTCGTGTTGAAGGTGAAGGAGCCGATCCGGGAGGAGTTCCCGCGCCTGCGGCCGGGCCAGGTCCTGTTCACCTACCTGCACCTGGCGGCCTCGGCGGAGCTGACGAACGAGCTGCTGCGCGCCGAGGTCACGGGGCTCGCCTACGAAACGGTGCAGACCGCGACCGGCGGGCTGCCGCTGCTGGCACCGATGAGCGAGGTCGCCGGGCGGCTGGCTCCGCAGGTGGGCGCGTACGCGCTGCTGCGCCCGCACGGGGGCCGCGGGGTGCTTCCCGGTGGTGTTCCGGGGGTGCCGCCGGCGCGCGTGGTGGTCATCGGCGGTGGTGTGGCGGGGTTGAACGCGGCGAGCGTCGCGCTGGGCATGGGCTCGGACGTGGAACTGCTGGACACCAACGTGGACAAGCTGCGGGAGATCGACCGCGATTACCGCGGCACCATCCGCACGGTGACCTCGAACCGGTACGCGGTGGAGACGGCGGTGCGTTCGGCGGACCTGGTGATCGGCGCGGTCCTGATCCCCGGTGCGAAAGCGCCGAAGCTGGTGTCGAACGAGTTGGTGGCGCAGCTGAAACCGGGCAGCGTGCTGGTGGACATCGCGATCGATCAGGGCGGGTGCTTCGCCGATTCGCGCCCCACGACGCACGACGATCCGACGTACCGGGTGCACGAGTCGGTGTTCTACTGCGTGGCGAACATGCCCGGGGCGGTGCCGAACACCTCGACGCACGCCTTGACGAACGTGACCTTGCCGTACGTGCTGCGCATCGCCGATCACGGTTGGCGGGAGGCGTGCCGGTCGGATCCGGCGCTCGCGGCGGGGTTGAACACGCACGGCGGCCTGCTGGTGAGCGATGCGGTGGCGCGGGCGCACGGCGTGCCGAGCACGAGCCCGGGCGCGGTGCTGGTCTAG
- a CDS encoding glycoside hydrolase family 30 protein, giving the protein MDHKTRGGVAAPRAGRAAALVLSAITLSTGLVLAPPAHAAPAVGVWLTTKDGQSKLARQPDAEFGAGGGNETITVDPGTTYQAVDGFGAALTDSSAWLVNNSPRRDEIMSRLFDADTGIGLTALRQVVGASDFARSTYSYDDVPAGESDYELAEFSIAHDEADILPLLRRAGELAPELNVVATPWSAPAWMKSNGSMVGGELPAQNYQVFADYLVRFVQAYEQAGVPIDSLTPQNEPLNDPPSYPGSPMSPEAQAAFIGNDLGPKLDAAGLDTKILAYDHNWDDTEYPNHVLGDANAARYVDGAAFHCYGGTPDAQSAVHDAHPDAEIHLTECSGTESEDPAATFGDTLTWQASNLIIGGTRNWARSVVLWNLALDPAHGPVMDGACDDCTGVTTIDNATGEVDYNAEYYALGHASKFVRPGAVRIGSNELDGVQNVAFRNPDGSTALIALNPGGAERPITVSWQGQEFDYALPAGGLATFTWPPA; this is encoded by the coding sequence ATGGATCACAAGACACGAGGCGGGGTCGCGGCGCCTCGCGCCGGGCGGGCCGCCGCGCTGGTGCTCTCCGCGATCACGCTCAGCACCGGTCTGGTGCTCGCTCCACCTGCGCACGCGGCCCCGGCGGTGGGGGTCTGGTTGACCACGAAGGACGGCCAGAGCAAGCTCGCGCGCCAGCCCGACGCGGAGTTCGGGGCGGGCGGCGGGAACGAGACGATCACGGTCGACCCCGGGACGACGTACCAGGCCGTCGACGGGTTCGGGGCGGCGCTGACCGACTCGTCGGCTTGGCTGGTGAACAACTCCCCGCGGCGCGACGAGATCATGTCCCGGCTGTTCGACGCGGACACCGGAATCGGCCTGACCGCGTTGCGGCAGGTCGTCGGCGCCTCGGACTTCGCGCGCTCGACCTACAGCTACGACGACGTGCCCGCCGGGGAGAGCGACTACGAGCTGGCGGAGTTCTCGATCGCTCACGACGAGGCCGACATCCTGCCGCTGCTACGACGGGCCGGGGAACTGGCTCCGGAGCTGAACGTGGTGGCGACGCCGTGGAGCGCGCCCGCGTGGATGAAGTCCAACGGCTCCATGGTCGGCGGGGAACTGCCGGCGCAGAACTACCAGGTCTTCGCCGACTACCTGGTCCGCTTCGTGCAGGCATACGAGCAGGCCGGGGTCCCGATCGACTCGCTGACCCCGCAGAACGAACCGTTGAACGATCCGCCGTCGTACCCGGGCAGCCCGATGTCCCCGGAAGCCCAGGCGGCGTTCATCGGCAACGACCTCGGTCCGAAGCTCGACGCCGCGGGCCTGGACACGAAGATCCTGGCCTACGACCACAACTGGGACGACACCGAATACCCGAACCACGTGCTCGGCGACGCCAACGCGGCGCGGTACGTCGACGGGGCCGCCTTCCACTGCTACGGCGGGACGCCGGACGCGCAGAGCGCCGTGCACGACGCGCATCCGGACGCCGAGATCCACCTCACCGAATGCTCCGGCACCGAGTCGGAGGATCCGGCGGCGACCTTCGGCGACACGCTGACCTGGCAGGCGAGCAACCTGATCATCGGCGGCACCCGCAACTGGGCCCGCAGCGTCGTGCTGTGGAACCTGGCGCTGGACCCGGCGCACGGCCCGGTCATGGACGGCGCGTGCGACGACTGCACCGGAGTGACCACCATCGACAACGCCACCGGCGAGGTGGACTACAACGCCGAGTACTACGCGCTCGGGCACGCCAGCAAGTTCGTGCGGCCCGGAGCGGTCCGGATCGGATCGAACGAGCTCGACGGGGTGCAGAACGTCGCGTTCCGCAACCCGGACGGTTCCACCGCGCTGATCGCGCTCAACCCCGGCGGTGCCGAACGGCCGATCACCGTGTCCTGGCAGGGCCAGGAGTTCGACTACGCGCTCCCCGCAGGCGGTCTCGCCACCTTCACCTGGCCCCCGGCCTGA
- a CDS encoding ATP-binding cassette domain-containing protein, whose product MHDGSGRILVQNLSKNFGPVSAVRDLSFAVHPGVVTGFLGPNGSGKTTTLRMVLGLVNPTSGAATVNGVPFHRLRNPATVVGAVLEAQSFHPSRTARNHLRCYSAAMNVPDQQVDHALDLVGLSNAADRGAGGFSLGMRQRLALATALLGDPQVLILDEPANGLDPEGIAWLRGFLKSFAASGRTVLVSSHLLREMEHTVDHVVIVSRGQCVYNGDLDQLRAQQRSRVLVQAGDPTALVNGLQAAGLAVELVPDGRIAVTGSDSRSVAELALQAGVAVYGMQEEQVDLERLFFQLTSGQYVGGRFPPSGGPQPPGPGGWGPPGGGANPYEQHGGFGGGA is encoded by the coding sequence GTGCACGACGGCAGTGGCCGGATCCTGGTGCAGAACCTGAGCAAGAACTTCGGGCCGGTCAGCGCGGTCCGCGATCTCAGCTTCGCCGTGCATCCCGGTGTGGTCACCGGGTTCCTCGGCCCGAACGGATCCGGCAAGACGACCACGTTGCGCATGGTGCTGGGACTGGTGAACCCGACGTCGGGAGCGGCCACCGTCAACGGCGTCCCCTTCCACCGGCTGCGCAACCCCGCCACGGTGGTGGGCGCGGTGCTGGAGGCGCAGAGCTTCCACCCGTCCCGCACCGCCCGCAACCACCTGCGCTGCTACTCGGCGGCGATGAACGTGCCCGACCAGCAGGTCGACCACGCGCTGGACCTCGTCGGGCTGAGCAACGCCGCCGACCGCGGAGCCGGTGGGTTCTCGCTGGGCATGCGGCAGCGCCTGGCGCTGGCGACGGCGCTGCTCGGCGACCCGCAGGTGCTGATCCTCGACGAACCGGCCAACGGGCTCGACCCCGAAGGCATCGCGTGGCTGCGCGGCTTCCTCAAGTCCTTCGCAGCGTCCGGGCGCACCGTGCTGGTCTCCAGCCACCTGCTGCGCGAGATGGAGCACACCGTCGACCACGTGGTGATCGTCAGCCGCGGCCAGTGCGTCTACAACGGCGACCTCGACCAGTTGCGCGCGCAGCAGCGCTCCCGGGTGCTCGTGCAGGCCGGTGACCCCACCGCCCTGGTGAACGGGTTGCAGGCCGCGGGGCTCGCGGTGGAGCTCGTGCCGGACGGCCGGATCGCCGTGACCGGATCCGACTCGCGGTCGGTCGCCGAGCTGGCCTTGCAGGCCGGGGTCGCGGTCTACGGCATGCAGGAGGAGCAGGTCGACTTGGAGCGGCTGTTCTTCCAGCTCACCAGCGGCCAGTACGTCGGCGGCCGGTTCCCGCCCTCGGGTGGGCCGCAGCCTCCCGGCCCTGGCGGTTGGGGGCCTCCCGGTGGCGGGGCCAACCCGTACGAGCAGCACGGCGGATTCGGAGGTGGAGCCTGA
- the gcvH gene encoding glycine cleavage system protein GcvH, translating to MSLPEQLRYTEEHEWIEDRGDLVRIGITPFAAEALGDIVYVQLPEVGERIESGQTCGELESTKSVSDLYAPVTGEVVAINEAAADDPAVVNGDPFGEGWLLDVRAEQTGAVLTAQEYAQLTGGE from the coding sequence ATGTCCCTGCCCGAGCAGCTGCGCTACACCGAGGAACACGAGTGGATCGAGGACCGCGGTGACCTGGTCCGCATCGGCATCACGCCCTTCGCGGCCGAAGCGCTCGGCGACATCGTGTACGTGCAGCTCCCCGAGGTGGGCGAGCGGATCGAATCGGGCCAGACCTGCGGCGAGCTGGAATCGACGAAGTCGGTCAGCGACCTGTACGCGCCCGTGACCGGCGAGGTCGTGGCGATCAACGAGGCGGCGGCGGACGACCCCGCGGTGGTCAACGGGGACCCGTTCGGTGAGGGCTGGCTGCTCGACGTGCGTGCCGAGCAGACCGGTGCTGTGCTCACGGCGCAGGAATACGCCCAGTTGACCGGTGGTGAGTAA